In one Deltaproteobacteria bacterium genomic region, the following are encoded:
- a CDS encoding nucleotidyl transferase AbiEii/AbiGii toxin family protein: MEKLKKIIATFRASRQLATEDEILNVAREYLQILILKMIYQSRQGAALSFMGGTCLRLCYDLKRYSEDLDFCLDLPSKDYRFPDLMRLLERETGLLGFSVRATAKEEKTVQKGFLKISDLGEGLQLKGFRREQKLHIKLEVDTHPPHLKKLGRESFFVNRYSEIYPILKQTLPTLFAGKVLAILQRPFTRGRDYYDLIWYLGRKTPLDLDYLNRGLREKKLVDSQAVSVALEEKVASFDAKMILKDIGHFLEDPAEENWIQRYGEVFEQLKTNLHTT; this comes from the coding sequence ATGGAAAAACTTAAAAAAATTATTGCGACGTTCAGGGCCTCGCGTCAATTGGCAACGGAAGATGAAATTCTCAATGTCGCCAGGGAATATCTGCAAATCCTCATTCTCAAAATGATCTACCAGTCCAGACAGGGGGCGGCCCTCTCCTTCATGGGGGGGACCTGCCTCAGGCTCTGCTATGACCTCAAACGCTATTCGGAAGATCTCGACTTCTGCCTCGACCTGCCGTCAAAAGACTACCGTTTTCCCGATCTGATGCGTCTGCTGGAAAGAGAGACAGGACTACTCGGTTTTTCAGTCCGTGCCACGGCCAAAGAAGAAAAAACGGTGCAGAAGGGCTTTTTAAAAATTTCCGACCTGGGGGAAGGGCTTCAACTGAAAGGGTTCCGGAGGGAGCAAAAACTCCACATCAAACTGGAGGTCGATACACACCCGCCGCATCTTAAAAAACTGGGGCGGGAGAGCTTTTTTGTCAACCGGTATTCCGAAATTTATCCCATTCTCAAACAGACACTCCCCACCCTGTTTGCCGGCAAGGTACTGGCCATTTTGCAAAGACCTTTCACGCGCGGCCGGGATTATTACGACCTGATTTGGTACCTCGGCCGCAAAACGCCGCTTGATTTGGATTATCTCAATAGGGGATTAAGAGAAAAAAAGTTGGTCGATTCCCAAGCAGTATCAGTGGCGCTGGAAGAAAAGGTCGCCTCTTTCGATGCCAAAATGATTCTCAAGGATATCGGACACTTTCTGGAAGATCCCGCGGAAGAAAACTGGATCCAGCGATACGGGGAAGTCTTTGAACAGCTAAAAACCAACCTGCACACCACATGA